One genomic segment of Candidatus Woesearchaeota archaeon includes these proteins:
- a CDS encoding 50S ribosomal protein L3 gives MGQPRTSRHGSMQFWPRKRARRIYPRVRAWPENKDAKLLGFAGYKVGMTHVTYVDNRKTVKKKGEERTTAVTVIECPPLKIASVRFYKKAYRDQLKLLKEIPNKVDKDLGRKLKLPKEQKEPVFDDINLQNVDMIRVKVYTQPRLSGYGKKRPEVFEVGLGGSKEQQLAYIKDHLSKEIPVSEVFKPGQLLDFHGVTKGKGLQGPVKRFGVAIRSHKAEKTKRGPGSLGAWRGQAHMMYRVAHAGQMGFHTRTDMNKWLVKISDKPEEINPKDGFLSYGLVKTQYLLVKGSVSGARKRLVRFNAAIRPARNVPSEAPTIIYTSLESKQGN, from the coding sequence ATGGGTCAACCAAGAACTTCAAGACATGGAAGCATGCAATTTTGGCCAAGAAAACGAGCGAGAAGAATATATCCTCGTGTCAGAGCATGGCCTGAAAATAAAGATGCTAAACTATTAGGTTTTGCAGGTTATAAAGTAGGTATGACGCATGTTACGTATGTTGATAATAGGAAAACAGTAAAGAAAAAAGGTGAGGAGAGAACAACAGCAGTTACAGTCATTGAATGCCCTCCTTTAAAGATCGCATCAGTAAGATTCTACAAAAAAGCTTATCGTGATCAATTAAAATTATTAAAAGAAATTCCTAATAAAGTTGATAAAGATTTAGGAAGAAAATTAAAGCTTCCGAAAGAGCAAAAAGAACCAGTATTTGACGATATCAACCTGCAGAATGTTGATATGATTCGTGTCAAAGTATATACTCAGCCAAGGTTGAGTGGTTATGGAAAGAAAAGACCTGAAGTGTTTGAAGTTGGGCTAGGTGGCAGTAAAGAACAGCAGCTTGCTTATATTAAAGATCATCTTTCTAAAGAGATACCTGTTTCAGAAGTATTTAAGCCAGGGCAATTACTTGATTTCCATGGAGTTACTAAAGGAAAAGGATTGCAAGGGCCAGTAAAAAGATTCGGTGTTGCAATACGTTCACATAAAGCTGAGAAGACAAAACGAGGTCCAGGAAGTTTAGGCGCATGGCGTGGTCAGGCTCACATGATGTATCGTGTTGCGCATGCAGGTCAAATGGGATTCCATACGAGAACTGACATGAATAAATGGCTGGTTAAGATCTCTGATAAACCTGAAGAAATTAATCCTAAAGATGGATTTTTAAGCTATGGTCTAGTAAAAACCCAATATCTCCTCGTCAAAGGTTCAGTTTCTGGCGCAAGAAAAAGATTAGTGCGTTTTAACGCTGCAATAAGACCAGCAAGAAACGTTCCGTCAGAAGCGCCCACAATTATATACACCAGTCTTGAATCAAAACAAGGTAATTAA
- a CDS encoding 50S ribosomal protein L4, whose product MKIPVMSIGKTEIGKKELPKQFSEEIRPDVIKRAVEVLQAGRRQPYGADPRAGQKVSAKISRRRRDYKGSYGHGISRVPRKIMSHRGTQFNWVGALAPGTVGGRRAHPPKAEKIWEIKINKKENRKAIRSAMAATMIKELVTQRGHKVPAVYPFIVENKMEDLDKTKQVQEVLEKLGLEFELGRTKPRKIRAGKGKLRGRKYKTKKGPLLVVSQQCKLLNAAENIRGIDIVQVNSLNAELLAPGCEMGRLTIFTQAAIERLEKENLFM is encoded by the coding sequence ATGAAAATTCCTGTAATGAGTATCGGAAAAACTGAAATAGGCAAAAAAGAGTTGCCAAAACAGTTTAGCGAGGAAATTAGGCCTGATGTTATTAAAAGGGCAGTAGAAGTATTGCAAGCAGGAAGACGACAACCGTATGGAGCTGACCCGCGAGCAGGTCAGAAGGTTTCTGCTAAAATCAGCAGAAGAAGAAGAGATTACAAAGGTTCATATGGTCATGGAATTTCTCGAGTGCCGCGAAAAATTATGAGTCATAGAGGTACACAGTTTAATTGGGTTGGTGCATTAGCTCCTGGGACCGTGGGGGGAAGAAGAGCTCATCCGCCAAAAGCAGAGAAAATTTGGGAAATTAAAATCAATAAAAAAGAAAACCGAAAAGCTATCAGAAGTGCGATGGCAGCAACTATGATTAAAGAATTAGTGACCCAGCGTGGCCATAAAGTCCCCGCAGTATATCCTTTTATCGTAGAGAATAAGATGGAAGATCTTGACAAAACAAAACAAGTGCAGGAAGTGCTTGAAAAACTTGGTCTTGAGTTCGAACTTGGAAGAACAAAACCAAGAAAAATTCGTGCAGGAAAAGGAAAATTAAGAGGAAGAAAATATAAAACAAAAAAAGGACCATTATTAGTAGTATCTCAACAATGCAAATTACTGAATGCAGCTGAAAACATAAGAGGAATAGATATTGTTCAAGTAAATAGTCTTAATGCTGAATTGTTAGCGCCTGGTTGTGAAATGGGCAGACTAACTATTTTCACGCAAGCTGCGATTGAAAGATTAGAAAAAGAAAATTTATTCATGTGA
- a CDS encoding 50S ribosomal protein L23, producing MEEYSIVKYPVATEKAIRLMESDNKLTFMVERKARKQEIKKAVESLFKVKIVKINTWTTPGGKKKAIVKLSPEYPAIDTATQLGLM from the coding sequence ATAGAAGAATACAGCATCGTTAAATATCCCGTAGCAACAGAAAAAGCTATTCGTCTGATGGAATCAGATAATAAATTAACCTTTATGGTAGAGAGAAAAGCAAGAAAGCAGGAAATCAAAAAAGCAGTAGAATCATTATTCAAAGTAAAAATTGTGAAAATAAATACCTGGACAACGCCAGGAGGAAAGAAAAAAGCAATAGTGAAGCTTTCTCCTGAATATCCAGCGATTGATACTGCAACACAATTAGGATTAATGTAA
- a CDS encoding 50S ribosomal protein L2 produces the protein MGKRIITQRRGSGSGTYRAHSFNFKGEAKHCKATQQPVQGIVLDIIRCRAHSAPLAEVRYDNGERELMIAHEDLQVNQKIIANTHEIKAGNIVALKDIPEGTSIYNIEAAPGDGGKFVRASGTTARVVTQSKDYVTVILPSKKEKNFHVNCRATIGIVAGSGRTEKPYLKAGTKLFKMRKKNRLYPRTSGGAMNAVDHPFGNKRTSRKSKARPAPKNAPPGRNVGMLHPRRTGRKTSSQ, from the coding sequence ATGGGTAAACGAATTATAACACAAAGGCGAGGATCAGGTTCGGGTACTTATAGGGCTCATAGTTTTAACTTTAAAGGAGAAGCAAAACATTGCAAAGCAACACAACAGCCAGTCCAAGGCATTGTGCTTGATATTATCAGGTGCAGAGCGCATTCAGCGCCATTAGCAGAAGTCAGATATGATAATGGTGAGCGCGAGTTAATGATTGCGCATGAAGATCTCCAAGTTAATCAAAAGATCATAGCTAACACTCATGAAATAAAAGCTGGAAACATTGTCGCATTAAAAGATATTCCTGAAGGAACAAGTATTTATAATATTGAAGCAGCTCCAGGTGATGGCGGCAAATTTGTACGCGCATCAGGAACAACAGCTCGTGTTGTTACACAATCTAAAGATTATGTCACGGTTATTTTACCTTCAAAAAAAGAAAAAAATTTTCATGTTAACTGCCGTGCAACTATAGGAATTGTTGCAGGTTCAGGAAGAACTGAAAAGCCGTATTTAAAAGCAGGCACAAAGTTATTTAAAATGAGAAAGAAGAATCGTTTATATCCAAGAACAAGCGGTGGAGCAATGAACGCTGTTGACCACCCATTCGGAAATAAGAGAACTTCAAGAAAATCAAAAGCAAGACCAGCTCCTAAGAATGCTCCTCCGGGAAGAAACGTAGGTATGCTTCACCCAAGAAGAACCGGGAGAAAAACAAGCAGTCAATAA
- a CDS encoding 30S ribosomal protein S19 has protein sequence MAQKIFKYRGKTLEELQKMSLQDFAKLIPARQRRSLLRETREEHHAFMRHLQKKGNNTKTHCRDIVITPIMVGKTVQIHHGKGFVPIGIQPEMIGHFLGEFALTRTRVTHSAPGIGATKSSSNLSVK, from the coding sequence ATGGCGCAAAAAATATTCAAATACCGCGGAAAAACATTAGAAGAATTGCAAAAAATGTCATTGCAGGACTTTGCTAAATTGATTCCTGCGCGGCAGCGAAGATCATTACTGCGGGAAACAAGAGAAGAACATCACGCATTTATGCGTCATTTGCAGAAAAAAGGCAATAACACTAAAACACATTGCCGGGATATTGTTATAACGCCGATAATGGTGGGAAAAACAGTTCAGATACACCATGGAAAAGGCTTTGTCCCTATTGGAATTCAGCCTGAAATGATAGGGCATTTCCTCGGTGAATTTGCATTAACAAGAACAAGAGTTACCCATTCAGCTCCAGGTATCGGCGCTACGAAATCAAGCTCTAACTTATCAGTGAAATAA
- the rplV gene encoding 50S ribosomal protein L22: MADQHYAFKDYNKETMARVLGKSLPVSTKESVLICNALRYKPVTRALALLQNVIDKKEAIPYTRFNRDTAHRPGKMAAGRYPEKACGEILSLMKSAVANAQFKGFNTELLEVIHVCAHRASRPFRFGRQSRRQMKRTHIEIVIAEGAKKQLQKKKEAKL; encoded by the coding sequence ATGGCAGATCAACATTATGCATTCAAGGATTACAACAAAGAAACCATGGCGAGAGTATTAGGCAAATCACTACCCGTTTCAACAAAAGAGTCAGTATTAATTTGCAATGCCTTAAGATACAAGCCAGTAACTCGAGCTTTGGCATTGCTTCAGAATGTTATTGACAAAAAAGAAGCGATTCCCTATACCAGATTCAACCGCGACACTGCCCATCGTCCTGGTAAAATGGCTGCTGGTCGTTATCCAGAAAAAGCATGTGGTGAGATATTATCATTGATGAAATCAGCGGTTGCTAATGCGCAATTTAAAGGATTTAACACTGAACTATTAGAAGTAATCCATGTCTGCGCCCATAGAGCTTCACGCCCCTTCAGGTTTGGAAGGCAAAGCAGAAGACAAATGAAAAGAACGCATATTGAAATAGTCATTGCAGAAGGAGCTAAAAAGCAACTGCAAAAAAAGAAAGAGGCTAAATTATGA
- a CDS encoding 30S ribosomal protein S3 encodes MIEKKILAEKMKRFEIQEYVRQNLKRVGLSDTKLQMTPLGEKVIIYASRPGLIVGRKGQSIKRLTNTLKKKFNLENPQIEINEIENLNFDANIVAERIANSLEKFGSARFKGVGHKAMEDVMNAGALGIEILISGKVPSSRAKRWRFYQGFLKKSGDVAVTQVKTAYTQAQLKSGTLGIQVRIMPPDVILPDKIKMRESSDETQVQQDATAKKETGVEEGKEDQKKKRRSQQRARKSKAKKEAGAEEGKEEAVKEDTHEN; translated from the coding sequence ATGATTGAGAAAAAAATACTTGCTGAAAAAATGAAGCGATTTGAAATTCAAGAATATGTCCGCCAAAATTTAAAGCGCGTAGGTTTAAGCGATACTAAATTACAGATGACACCTTTGGGTGAGAAAGTTATTATTTATGCTTCCCGTCCTGGTTTGATCGTTGGAAGAAAAGGGCAAAGCATCAAGAGATTAACCAATACCCTTAAAAAGAAATTTAATTTAGAAAATCCGCAAATTGAGATTAATGAAATTGAAAATCTTAACTTTGATGCTAACATTGTTGCTGAAAGAATTGCAAATTCATTGGAGAAATTTGGAAGCGCGCGATTCAAAGGCGTCGGGCATAAAGCTATGGAAGATGTCATGAATGCCGGCGCTCTTGGTATTGAGATATTAATCAGTGGAAAAGTACCAAGCAGCCGTGCAAAGCGCTGGCGATTTTACCAAGGGTTTTTAAAAAAATCAGGAGATGTTGCAGTAACGCAAGTAAAGACTGCTTATACGCAAGCGCAATTAAAAAGCGGCACCTTAGGTATTCAAGTAAGAATCATGCCGCCCGATGTTATATTGCCCGATAAAATAAAAATGAGAGAAAGCAGTGATGAAACTCAAGTTCAACAAGATGCAACTGCAAAAAAAGAAACAGGGGTCGAAGAAGGAAAAGAAGATCAAAAGAAAAAAAGGCGATCCCAGCAGCGAGCTAGAAAATCAAAAGCAAAAAAAGAGGCAGGAGCTGAAGAAGGAAAAGAAGAAGCTGTTAAAGAGGATACTCATGAAAATTAA
- the rpmC gene encoding 50S ribosomal protein L29, whose protein sequence is MKIKELQSLPEKEREEKLKEVYKELMKENTQIATGTQIKNPGKVKQLKKTIARIKMLATQKKVAKQ, encoded by the coding sequence ATGAAAATTAAAGAATTACAGTCATTGCCGGAGAAAGAGCGGGAAGAAAAACTAAAGGAAGTGTATAAAGAATTAATGAAAGAAAACACGCAGATTGCTACAGGAACTCAAATTAAAAATCCCGGCAAAGTAAAACAATTGAAAAAAACAATTGCCAGAATAAAAATGTTAGCTACACAAAAGAAGGTTGCAAAGCAATGA
- a CDS encoding translation initiation factor produces MSEICTTCGLPKELCVCEVIAKESQKISVYNVKKKFGKVYTAISGIDKKEIDIKELTKKLKAKFACGGTFKEGIIELQGNHKHRVREVLVEIGFAAESIEIK; encoded by the coding sequence ATGAGTGAAATTTGTACAACATGTGGGTTGCCGAAAGAACTCTGTGTATGTGAAGTCATTGCAAAAGAAAGTCAAAAAATCAGTGTATATAATGTCAAGAAGAAGTTCGGCAAAGTATACACCGCGATTAGTGGTATCGATAAAAAAGAAATTGATATCAAAGAACTCACCAAGAAGCTCAAAGCAAAATTTGCCTGCGGAGGCACCTTTAAAGAAGGTATTATTGAACTCCAAGGCAACCATAAGCACCGCGTACGCGAAGTATTGGTTGAAATTGGATTTGCTGCAGAGTCAATTGAAATTAAGTAA
- a CDS encoding ribonuclease P protein subunit, with protein MDKESENILKIEFIGKKVVVNDAINNCNKNCKGTIIDETKEFIIIKNEQGVKKIKKKGATFVLELKNKKISIKGELINKRPEERIKIT; from the coding sequence ATGGACAAAGAAAGCGAAAATATACTCAAAATTGAGTTCATAGGAAAAAAGGTAGTGGTCAATGATGCAATAAATAACTGCAACAAAAATTGCAAAGGCACCATCATTGATGAAACAAAAGAATTCATAATCATAAAAAACGAACAGGGAGTAAAAAAAATCAAGAAAAAAGGCGCAACATTTGTGCTGGAATTAAAAAACAAAAAAATAAGCATTAAAGGAGAATTAATAAACAAAAGACCCGAAGAAAGGATAAAAATAACGTGA
- the rpsQ gene encoding 30S ribosomal protein S17, which produces MNQKTDKNNLTTRGQTFIGKVVRISLQKNAHVVWERRFFIPKYERYEKRRTKIIAHIPDNITHLNVGDVVEIKETRKISKTKNFIITKVMGR; this is translated from the coding sequence ATGAACCAAAAAACAGATAAAAATAATCTTACCACAAGAGGACAAACATTCATTGGAAAAGTAGTAAGGATTAGTTTGCAAAAAAATGCTCATGTAGTATGGGAAAGAAGATTTTTTATTCCTAAATACGAACGATATGAAAAAAGAAGAACTAAAATAATTGCTCATATTCCTGACAACATAACTCATCTTAATGTTGGTGATGTTGTGGAAATAAAAGAAACAAGAAAAATAAGTAAAACTAAAAATTTCATTATAACAAAAGTGATGGGTAGATAA
- a CDS encoding 50S ribosomal protein L14, producing MQAISARVTRGLNHGAMIETCDNSGAKVIMLITRKGNKPSKGKQANAGVSDLIRAAVKKGKPDMRKKVVLAVVVRQKKEYRRPDGTRVKFEDNAAVVLKDDKGNPQGTIFKGPIAKEACERWPGVAKIASIII from the coding sequence ATGCAAGCAATAAGCGCAAGAGTAACACGTGGATTAAATCATGGTGCTATGATTGAAACCTGTGATAACAGCGGAGCTAAAGTAATTATGCTTATTACAAGAAAAGGCAACAAGCCGTCAAAAGGAAAGCAGGCAAATGCAGGGGTTAGTGATTTAATTCGTGCAGCAGTTAAAAAAGGCAAGCCAGACATGAGAAAAAAAGTAGTGCTTGCCGTTGTCGTACGCCAGAAAAAAGAGTATAGGCGTCCTGATGGAACAAGGGTTAAATTTGAAGACAACGCTGCAGTCGTATTAAAAGACGATAAAGGCAACCCTCAAGGAACTATTTTCAAAGGCCCTATAGCAAAAGAAGCTTGCGAGCGATGGCCTGGTGTAGCTAAAATTGCAAGTATTATCATATAA
- a CDS encoding 50S ribosomal protein L24, with the protein MEKAFSTAWVASTQPRKQRKYRYNAPLHIKRKFLNANLAEELRKKYHVRSLQVRKGDTVKIMRGTHKGKKGKVERVSVKQTKVYVENIHMTRKDGSKSYYPLQPSKLQITELNTDDRRRFPKSNEQSQKQQSKVKV; encoded by the coding sequence ATGGAAAAAGCATTTTCAACTGCATGGGTTGCAAGTACGCAGCCGCGAAAACAAAGAAAATATCGCTACAATGCGCCGCTGCATATTAAGCGTAAATTCCTTAATGCAAATCTTGCTGAAGAGTTAAGAAAAAAATATCATGTGCGGTCGTTACAAGTAAGAAAAGGTGACACCGTTAAAATAATGAGAGGCACTCATAAAGGAAAGAAAGGAAAAGTAGAACGAGTATCAGTAAAACAAACAAAAGTATATGTTGAAAATATTCATATGACTAGAAAAGATGGATCAAAATCATACTATCCGCTCCAGCCATCAAAATTGCAGATTACTGAGTTAAACACTGACGATAGGAGAAGATTTCCAAAGAGTAATGAGCAATCGCAAAAACAACAATCCAAGGTGAAGGTATAA
- a CDS encoding 30S ribosomal protein S4e, whose product MVKSHLNRINAPRTWSIKRKENVFITRPDPSGHTLEECMPLNVIIKEFLGLAKTTKEVRDIVYNKEVMVDGKRRKRIAYGVGLFDIVEIPEINKAYRMLFNNKGKLVVQEIEAKEKHVKPRKIIKKTTLKKARMQLNFNDGCNIIVDKDNYNVGDVAIMNIKENKITDHLTFEKGNYVYFTGGKQIGKYGRIEKVEKEIIAFKTDEGMLLETAKEYAFIIGKNTPVIAMVK is encoded by the coding sequence ATGGTAAAATCACACTTAAACAGAATCAATGCTCCGCGAACTTGGAGCATTAAGCGAAAAGAGAATGTATTTATTACAAGGCCTGATCCTTCAGGTCATACGTTAGAAGAATGCATGCCTTTAAACGTGATTATCAAAGAGTTTTTAGGATTAGCAAAAACAACCAAAGAAGTAAGAGATATTGTGTATAACAAAGAAGTGATGGTTGATGGAAAAAGAAGGAAAAGAATTGCGTATGGTGTCGGATTATTTGATATTGTTGAAATTCCTGAAATAAACAAGGCATATCGCATGCTTTTTAACAATAAAGGCAAGTTAGTGGTGCAGGAAATCGAAGCTAAAGAAAAGCACGTTAAGCCGAGAAAGATTATAAAGAAAACAACATTGAAAAAAGCCCGTATGCAGTTGAATTTTAATGATGGATGCAATATTATTGTTGATAAAGATAATTATAACGTTGGAGATGTTGCCATAATGAACATTAAAGAAAATAAAATTACTGATCATCTTACTTTTGAAAAAGGAAATTATGTATACTTCACTGGTGGAAAACAAATCGGAAAATATGGACGTATAGAAAAGGTAGAAAAAGAGATTATTGCATTCAAAACTGATGAAGGAATGTTATTGGAAACAGCAAAAGAATATGCATTTATTATTGGCAAAAATACGCCAGTAATTGCGATGGTTAAATAA
- a CDS encoding 50S ribosomal protein L5, which translates to MDNKMRQIKIEKITLNIGAGKDQTRLEKGVKLIKHITNVDPVKTITKKRIPSWGVRPGLPIGCKLTIRDTSNIELIKRFLKAKANKLVPSNFDENGSIAFGIHEYIDIPQVGYNPDVGLMGLQVCITLEKAGFRIKRRKYRARKIPAKQRITKEAAIKYMQETFGITVEE; encoded by the coding sequence ATGGATAATAAGATGCGTCAAATAAAAATTGAAAAAATAACCTTGAACATTGGTGCAGGGAAAGACCAAACAAGATTAGAGAAAGGAGTAAAGCTCATTAAACATATCACTAATGTTGATCCCGTCAAAACAATCACTAAGAAAAGAATTCCTTCATGGGGGGTCAGGCCTGGCTTACCGATAGGTTGTAAATTAACCATAAGGGATACCTCAAATATCGAATTAATTAAGCGCTTTTTAAAAGCTAAAGCAAACAAATTAGTTCCGTCAAATTTTGATGAGAATGGAAGTATTGCATTTGGGATTCATGAGTATATCGATATCCCGCAGGTTGGTTATAATCCAGACGTTGGTCTTATGGGACTTCAAGTATGTATTACTTTAGAAAAAGCAGGATTCAGAATTAAACGAAGAAAATACCGGGCAAGGAAAATTCCGGCAAAGCAGCGAATTACAAAAGAAGCTGCAATAAAGTATATGCAGGAAACCTTTGGCATTACCGTGGAGGAATAA
- a CDS encoding 30S ribosomal protein S14 — protein MSYSNFNKAFTQLKAKPVKLKKYIKHNAPKQRKTGIALRRCRRCGRISGHIRKYGLNVCRQCFREIATKLGFKQYN, from the coding sequence ATGTCATATAGTAATTTCAATAAAGCATTCACCCAACTGAAAGCAAAGCCGGTGAAATTGAAGAAGTATATCAAGCATAATGCTCCTAAACAAAGAAAAACAGGAATTGCATTAAGAAGATGCAGAAGATGCGGTCGTATTAGCGGTCATATTAGAAAATACGGTTTGAATGTATGCAGGCAGTGTTTTAGGGAAATAGCAACAAAATTAGGATTTAAACAATACAACTAA
- a CDS encoding 30S ribosomal protein S8 has protein sequence MVVNDPLANTYSQMLNAEKRGKDKCVIRPVSNFLKENIKILQDNNYIGEVKESETSKGKILEVVLRGNINNCNVIKPRHAVTKDNYEKFEKRFLPAKDFGILLVSTSKGLMTHTDAKKHNIGGKLIAYCY, from the coding sequence ATGGTAGTAAATGATCCATTAGCAAATACATATTCACAAATGTTAAACGCAGAAAAACGAGGAAAAGACAAATGTGTGATTAGGCCAGTTTCAAATTTTTTGAAGGAGAATATAAAAATATTGCAGGATAATAATTATATTGGTGAAGTAAAGGAAAGTGAGACAAGCAAAGGCAAGATTTTGGAAGTGGTCTTGAGAGGAAATATAAATAACTGCAATGTTATTAAGCCGCGTCATGCAGTAACAAAGGACAATTATGAAAAATTTGAAAAAAGATTTTTACCTGCTAAAGATTTTGGGATATTGTTAGTATCAACCTCAAAAGGACTTATGACGCATACTGATGCAAAGAAACATAACATAGGGGGAAAATTAATAGCTTATTGTTATTAA
- a CDS encoding 50S ribosomal protein L6: protein MAKEKVYDEEIEIPEKVKVILAHGIVKVTGPKGELEKKLLHPKIKMSIEGNKIKLTTSRKTKTDKRMMYTFNAHLKNLIKGVEEGFTCKLKICSGHFPMNVSIGAHELVIKNFIGEKVPRKLKLSPKVKVAVQGDDIIVEGIDRELVGQTAGSIEQITRRNSFDRRIFQQGIYITEKP, encoded by the coding sequence ATGGCAAAAGAAAAAGTATATGATGAAGAAATAGAAATTCCCGAAAAAGTCAAAGTAATTTTAGCTCATGGAATAGTAAAAGTAACAGGTCCAAAAGGAGAGCTTGAGAAAAAACTGCTTCACCCTAAAATAAAAATGAGTATAGAAGGAAACAAAATAAAATTAACAACAAGTCGAAAAACAAAAACTGACAAAAGAATGATGTACACCTTCAATGCTCATCTTAAGAACCTTATCAAGGGTGTTGAAGAAGGATTTACCTGCAAACTAAAGATTTGCTCAGGTCATTTTCCTATGAATGTAAGCATTGGCGCTCATGAATTAGTCATTAAGAATTTTATTGGCGAAAAAGTTCCAAGAAAATTAAAATTAAGCCCAAAAGTAAAAGTTGCTGTTCAGGGCGATGACATCATCGTTGAAGGTATAGATCGTGAGCTTGTTGGGCAAACTGCAGGTTCAATAGAACAAATCACGAGAAGAAATAGTTTTGATAGAAGAATATTCCAGCAGGGAATTTACATTACAGAAAAACCTTAG
- a CDS encoding 50S ribosomal protein L19e — MKLNVQKRIAASILKCSPNRVKIDITRLSEIKEAITRADLKALIEKGAIVKERKIGISRFRAKKRKAQKVKGRQRGQGNRRGLKSARNPGKLAWMNKVRLQRSFIRRLKEKQVIDLKIARNLYLKIKGGFFRSLRHLKLYIEDNKLTKQENKVEQQ, encoded by the coding sequence ATGAAACTTAATGTACAAAAACGAATTGCAGCAAGCATCTTAAAATGCTCACCTAACCGCGTGAAGATAGATATCACACGATTGTCTGAAATAAAAGAAGCTATTACGCGAGCTGACCTTAAAGCGCTTATCGAAAAAGGAGCTATTGTCAAAGAAAGAAAGATTGGAATCTCACGATTTAGGGCAAAGAAAAGAAAAGCGCAAAAAGTAAAAGGAAGGCAGCGTGGTCAAGGAAATAGGCGCGGTCTTAAATCCGCAAGAAATCCAGGTAAATTAGCATGGATGAATAAAGTGAGGCTGCAAAGATCATTCATACGAAGGTTAAAGGAAAAGCAGGTTATTGACCTAAAAATTGCTCGAAATTTATACTTAAAAATAAAAGGTGGATTTTTCAGAAGTTTAAGACACCTTAAATTGTATATTGAAGATAATAAATTAACAAAACAAGAAAACAAAGTTGAACAACAATGA
- a CDS encoding 50S ribosomal protein L18, with product MRNITKVVPHRRKREGKTDYKQRLKQLLGSKPRLVARKSLKNIRAQIIVYKPQGDVVQVAADSNELNKYGWSGSKNNIPAAYLVGLLLGKKAKAKNINDAIFDIGLNISTKGSKLYALLKGALDAGMDIPHSKDNLPTEERILGKHIELYNKTPVTALGKKVKENILKGTYYGKKTRTS from the coding sequence ATGAGAAACATTACTAAAGTAGTTCCACACCGAAGAAAACGTGAAGGTAAAACAGATTACAAGCAAAGATTAAAGCAGTTGCTTGGCAGCAAGCCGCGTCTTGTAGCAAGAAAATCCTTAAAAAACATCCGCGCGCAAATAATAGTGTACAAACCACAAGGTGATGTGGTTCAGGTTGCTGCTGACAGTAATGAACTAAACAAATATGGATGGTCAGGAAGTAAAAACAATATTCCTGCTGCATATCTTGTTGGATTGTTATTGGGCAAAAAAGCAAAAGCAAAGAATATCAATGACGCAATATTTGATATTGGATTAAATATCTCCACAAAAGGATCAAAATTATATGCATTGTTAAAAGGAGCATTAGACGCAGGCATGGATATTCCTCATTCAAAAGATAATCTTCCAACAGAAGAAAGAATTTTAGGAAAGCATATTGAATTGTACAATAAAACACCAGTAACTGCATTAGGTAAGAAAGTAAAAGAGAATATTTTGAAAGGTACGTACTATGGCAAAAAAACAAGAACATCCTAA